The Brasilonema sennae CENA114 genome includes a region encoding these proteins:
- a CDS encoding caspase family protein: MIRHFYALLVGIDNYPNPNHCLQGCVNDITAIEEYIKERFDKQEYQLHLQTLKDEQATRKGIIDGFRSHLNQAGQDDIVLFYYSGHGSQELAPKEFWQLEPDHLDETLVCYDSRTEGGWDLADKELAALIAEVAQKNPHLTIIMDCCHSGSGTRDPMQQTKERRLPADKRERPLDSFIFTLDDLNRLLGTRKVKPEDNPTGWNIPKGRHVLLAACRDYETAKEYKGNGQHRGRFSYFLMDTLSKANGKLTYRDLFGRTNALVRSVNGDQSPQLEVNYPEDDNKFFLDGAIAELEPYFIVKNDKSYGWVIEGGAVHGVQPPRDGEATLLALFPFDANIDNLRDPSKSVGTAKVTQVLPTKSKIDIEDVQTLTADRTFKAVVTSLPLPPLGVYFEGDEAGVTQARDALKIAGPNNNQPSPYIREEQELTKAQFRLLCRNEQYLIARPTDDRPLVEQIDGYTPENAEKAIKRLEHIARWTTIAQLSNTAATQIKAGDVKMELIFKDDVSLSKQMRLQYKYNDAYWQPPEFKLKLTNNSQNPLYFALVNLSDDFAISAPFFEEVGSVRLKPGEQALALDGQDLILEVPDELWKQGITEYKDIIKLIVSNEEFDAKFLTQEKLDAPRPPASRDIDSSNQSSLDRLMNRTQNRNIRKSAAVRFDDWYAEEITITTVRPLESTPVSQKQEQQLDAGVKLQPHKSLVANARLTTTPQVSRDLGNKIVPPILRENPEVTRPFQFTKSRGTDPGLSVLELTDVADHKVVTPDEPLKLLVDVPLADNEYLLPIGYDGEFYLPLGNGTTKDGKTEITLEQLPAPVSQGERSLKGAIRIFFEKVISQNFGRKFQYPILAVALVGDDKKVTYKRDATDVQQRVAQAKRIALFIHGIIGDTESLVNNIKQPVSQADGQKHSISELYDVVLTFDYENLNTSIEQNAQFLKQRLIDVGLGENHGKELHIIAHSMGGLVSRWFIEQKGGNKVVQHLFMLGTPNAGSPWSVVEDWVKLTLGIALNGLSTVAWPAKVVAMLMGALEKNIRIALAEMNPASDVIKSLAASDDPGIPYSIIAGNTSIIPAALEQQSAKKSNVLERLQKSLFKKVVALPFFGVPNDVAVTVDSITSIPFGGKRSPFIQEVACDHMSYFGTEFTEVGLEALVAALRQHK; this comes from the coding sequence ATGATTCGTCATTTCTATGCTTTATTAGTTGGTATCGACAATTATCCCAATCCAAATCACTGTTTACAAGGCTGCGTTAATGACATTACAGCAATAGAAGAGTATATAAAAGAACGCTTTGATAAGCAAGAATACCAACTCCATTTACAAACGCTCAAAGATGAACAAGCAACCCGTAAGGGAATTATTGATGGCTTCCGTTCGCATTTGAATCAAGCTGGGCAAGATGATATAGTTCTCTTTTATTACAGTGGTCATGGTTCCCAGGAGTTAGCACCAAAAGAATTTTGGCAACTAGAACCAGACCATCTTGATGAGACTTTAGTCTGTTATGACAGTCGTACTGAAGGCGGTTGGGATTTGGCAGATAAAGAATTGGCAGCATTGATTGCAGAAGTAGCACAAAAGAACCCCCATCTGACCATTATTATGGACTGCTGCCACTCTGGTTCCGGCACAAGAGACCCAATGCAACAGACGAAGGAACGTCGTTTGCCTGCAGACAAGCGAGAACGCCCACTTGATAGTTTTATTTTTACGCTGGATGATTTGAATCGACTTTTAGGGACTCGTAAGGTAAAACCTGAAGATAACCCTACAGGCTGGAATATACCCAAAGGTCGTCATGTTCTTTTAGCAGCTTGTCGAGACTACGAAACAGCAAAAGAGTATAAAGGAAATGGTCAACACCGGGGTCGTTTCTCTTATTTTTTAATGGATACATTGTCCAAAGCGAACGGAAAGCTGACTTATCGAGATTTGTTTGGACGCACAAATGCCTTAGTACGCAGTGTGAATGGGGATCAGTCTCCTCAGTTGGAAGTGAATTATCCAGAGGATGACAACAAATTTTTCCTAGATGGAGCGATCGCCGAACTTGAACCTTACTTTATTGTTAAGAATGACAAAAGCTATGGTTGGGTGATTGAAGGCGGTGCTGTCCACGGAGTTCAACCACCACGAGACGGCGAAGCGACGTTACTTGCACTATTTCCCTTTGACGCCAATATCGACAATTTGCGTGATCCGTCAAAGTCTGTTGGTACAGCAAAAGTCACTCAGGTATTACCAACCAAGAGTAAGATAGATATCGAAGATGTGCAAACCCTGACTGCTGATCGCACTTTTAAGGCAGTTGTTACCAGTTTACCGCTACCCCCTTTAGGAGTATATTTTGAGGGAGATGAAGCGGGAGTCACTCAAGCTCGTGACGCACTCAAAATAGCTGGACCTAATAATAACCAACCCTCACCCTATATCCGCGAAGAGCAAGAACTTACCAAAGCCCAGTTTCGCCTGTTGTGTCGCAATGAGCAATATTTGATAGCCAGACCGACAGATGACCGACCTCTTGTAGAGCAAATTGATGGTTATACCCCAGAAAATGCAGAAAAGGCAATTAAACGCCTAGAACATATTGCCCGTTGGACAACAATTGCCCAACTCTCAAATACCGCAGCAACTCAGATTAAAGCTGGTGACGTGAAGATGGAACTCATCTTTAAGGATGATGTATCTCTATCAAAACAGATGCGTTTGCAGTACAAGTATAACGACGCTTATTGGCAACCACCTGAATTTAAACTCAAACTCACCAATAATAGTCAAAATCCACTTTACTTTGCCCTGGTCAATCTTTCAGACGATTTCGCTATTAGTGCCCCATTTTTTGAAGAAGTAGGTAGCGTCAGGCTGAAACCAGGAGAACAAGCTCTGGCTCTAGATGGACAAGACTTGATATTAGAAGTCCCAGACGAGTTATGGAAACAAGGAATTACCGAGTACAAAGACATTATAAAATTGATAGTTAGCAACGAAGAATTTGACGCCAAATTCCTAACTCAGGAGAAACTTGATGCTCCTCGACCACCTGCATCAAGAGATATCGATTCCTCAAATCAAAGTAGCCTTGATCGTTTGATGAATCGCACTCAAAATCGTAATATTCGCAAAAGTGCCGCAGTTAGGTTTGACGATTGGTACGCTGAGGAAATTACAATCACCACAGTCCGCCCCTTAGAATCTACCCCAGTTTCTCAGAAACAAGAACAACAATTAGACGCAGGCGTCAAATTACAGCCGCATAAGAGTTTAGTAGCGAATGCTCGCCTCACAACCACACCGCAAGTCAGCCGAGATTTGGGAAATAAAATTGTCCCTCCGATCCTGCGGGAAAACCCAGAAGTGACTCGACCTTTCCAATTTACGAAAAGCCGGGGTACTGACCCTGGATTAAGTGTACTGGAACTGACTGATGTTGCAGACCACAAAGTTGTCACCCCAGATGAACCTTTGAAATTATTAGTTGATGTTCCTCTAGCAGACAATGAATACCTTCTTCCTATCGGCTATGACGGTGAGTTTTATTTGCCCTTAGGTAACGGTACAACGAAAGACGGCAAAACAGAAATTACCCTAGAACAATTACCAGCACCAGTTAGTCAGGGAGAACGCAGCCTGAAAGGAGCTATTCGCATCTTCTTTGAAAAAGTTATCAGCCAGAATTTCGGGCGGAAATTTCAGTATCCCATTTTAGCTGTGGCTCTTGTGGGAGACGACAAAAAAGTAACTTATAAACGGGATGCGACTGATGTTCAGCAGCGAGTGGCGCAAGCAAAACGGATTGCCCTGTTCATCCACGGCATTATTGGCGATACTGAGAGTTTAGTGAACAACATTAAACAACCGGTATCGCAAGCGGATGGACAAAAGCATTCTATCAGTGAACTTTACGACGTAGTTCTCACCTTTGACTACGAAAACTTGAATACTTCAATTGAGCAAAATGCTCAATTTTTGAAACAGCGACTCATAGATGTGGGTTTGGGAGAAAATCACGGTAAAGAACTGCACATCATCGCTCACTCAATGGGTGGTTTGGTATCTCGTTGGTTTATTGAGCAAAAAGGAGGAAATAAAGTCGTCCAACACCTGTTTATGTTGGGTACACCAAATGCAGGTTCTCCTTGGTCAGTTGTGGAAGATTGGGTAAAACTCACTTTGGGTATCGCGCTTAACGGTCTTTCTACAGTTGCTTGGCCTGCAAAAGTCGTGGCTATGCTGATGGGCGCTTTAGAAAAAAATATTAGGATCGCTTTAGCCGAGATGAACCCTGCTTCTGATGTTATCAAATCTCTCGCCGCAAGTGACGATCCTGGCATTCCTTACTCAATTATCGCTGGCAATACCTCTATCATTCCGGCAGCATTAGAGCAACAATCAGCAAAAAAATCGAATGTACTAGAACGGCTACAAAAAAGTTTATTTAAGAAAGTTGTAGCTTTGCCTTTCTTTGGTGTACCAAATGATGTTGCAGTGACTGTGGATAGTATTACGAGTATTCCATTTGGAGGCAAGCGCTCGCCCTTTATTCAAGAAGTCGCTTGCGACCACATGAGTTACTTCGGTACTGAATTCACAGAAGTTGGTTTAGAGGCTTTGGTTGCAGCTCTTAGACAACACAAGTAA
- a CDS encoding GNAT family N-acetyltransferase, whose product MPHVREATLDDIPQLCDLLTILFTQEADFQPDSAKQSQGLRQIIEHPEVGRILVLHDGSTVIGMVNLLFTISTALGTRVAILEDMIVHPDWRGGGAGSTLLKEAIALAQASGCSRITLLSDRLNSSAIRFYQRHGFTLSDMVPLRLLFPE is encoded by the coding sequence ATGCCCCACGTTAGAGAAGCAACATTAGATGACATCCCGCAGCTTTGTGATTTGCTGACTATTTTGTTTACTCAGGAAGCAGACTTTCAACCAGACAGCGCCAAGCAATCACAGGGATTACGCCAAATCATCGAACACCCAGAAGTCGGACGTATCCTTGTTCTCCACGATGGTTCGACTGTAATCGGTATGGTTAACCTTCTGTTCACTATCAGTACGGCTCTTGGAACACGTGTTGCTATCCTGGAGGATATGATCGTTCATCCAGACTGGCGTGGCGGTGGTGCTGGATCTACTCTCTTGAAGGAGGCGATCGCGCTTGCACAAGCATCTGGTTGTTCACGTATCACTTTGCTAAGCGATCGCCTCAACTCCTCAGCGATTCGTTTCTACCAGCGACATGGTTTCACGCTTTCTGATATGGTTCCTTTGCGCCTGCTGTTTCCCGAATAA
- a CDS encoding Kelch repeat-containing protein, with protein MPFRYLLSLSIPIFAVITLWSPVLSQAQSQLPYWTEAAPPTIARQELYPEVLNGKIYVVGGLLSPNTEFSDHFESYDPVNDAWTVLRPLPEARHHITLSAVNGLLYGVGGFTGGFPDWRAQPTMFIYNPSSNTWTKGTDLPAARAEGVSAVVDDKIYLIGGRVRATEDARLFNDHIDSVRNEVFDPTTRRWSTRANAPTPRNSAASAVIDEKIYVVGGRKFIKNADGTTRFVNVPNLEVYDPKLDRWETLEPMPQAQGGLAATSLNGKLYVFGGEQWVPEQKVFAESWVYDPKTDVWKALPPLPTPRHGLGASAVGDRIFVFGGGTQTGGNAATAIHEVLVLPTESITITKKHKPKRQLKSFNPDRIYT; from the coding sequence ATGCCATTTAGATATCTGCTTTCCCTGTCGATCCCGATCTTTGCGGTCATTACGCTATGGTCGCCCGTACTAAGTCAAGCGCAAAGCCAGCTACCGTATTGGACCGAAGCTGCACCGCCAACAATAGCTCGGCAAGAGCTTTATCCAGAAGTTTTGAACGGAAAAATTTACGTAGTCGGCGGTTTACTCAGCCCAAACACTGAGTTTTCAGATCATTTCGAGTCTTATGATCCTGTCAATGATGCGTGGACAGTATTGAGACCGCTACCTGAAGCACGCCATCACATTACGCTGTCGGCAGTCAATGGTTTGCTCTACGGTGTTGGCGGTTTCACAGGAGGATTTCCGGACTGGCGCGCACAGCCTACGATGTTTATATACAATCCTTCCTCTAATACTTGGACCAAAGGCACTGACCTGCCAGCGGCTCGCGCAGAGGGCGTATCCGCAGTAGTTGACGATAAAATATACCTGATTGGCGGACGCGTTCGAGCCACTGAGGACGCTCGGCTTTTCAATGACCACATCGACAGCGTGCGAAACGAAGTATTTGATCCGACGACGAGGCGTTGGTCAACCCGCGCCAATGCACCGACACCGCGAAATAGTGCAGCGTCAGCTGTAATTGATGAAAAAATCTACGTAGTTGGTGGTCGCAAGTTTATCAAGAATGCGGATGGCACTACGCGGTTTGTCAATGTGCCAAATCTTGAGGTTTACGATCCGAAGCTTGATCGTTGGGAGACGCTTGAGCCTATGCCTCAAGCTCAAGGTGGTCTTGCTGCAACCTCGCTGAACGGCAAGCTTTACGTTTTTGGCGGTGAACAGTGGGTTCCAGAGCAGAAAGTTTTCGCCGAAAGTTGGGTATACGACCCCAAAACCGATGTCTGGAAAGCATTGCCGCCCTTGCCCACCCCACGACATGGATTGGGAGCATCGGCTGTTGGTGATCGAATTTTTGTTTTTGGCGGGGGAACCCAAACAGGCGGAAATGCAGCTACTGCGATCCACGAAGTGCTAGTATTGCCCACCGAAAGTATAACTATAACGAAGAAACACAAGCCCAAGCGGCAACTAAAGAGTTTCAATCCCGACCGTATTTACACTTAA
- a CDS encoding aldo/keto reductase, whose protein sequence is MTNGLPQGNTMHNNNSRPAIKRIVSRRSALGLLGFGAAAALTPTLSKMAQAQNQTQNQPSSPAQNQPSQIITKEIPRTKEKLPAIGLGTFMTFDALSNQPRASLGQVMRRFWDAGGRVVDTSPLYGMSEVNVSEFARTLGLTNDLFVTNKTWATGEYLGDPSQAQRQFEQSLKRLSRDRIDVMQVHSLVNVDAILPLLKAWKKEGKIRFVGVTHHDPLYFAALEKWIENGDLDFVQLRYSIRQREVEERILPAAAARGTAVLANMPFEKARLFELVKGQSLPDFASEIGCQNWAQFFLKYVISHPALTCAIPATTNPNHVVENMGALRGSLPDKSMRTRMVKHMESLPGFEKLLQTPWYPGKTFNGLVRLPNPRPIG, encoded by the coding sequence ATGACTAACGGCTTGCCGCAAGGTAATACAATGCACAATAATAATTCTCGTCCAGCAATTAAGCGAATTGTTTCCCGTCGGTCTGCACTTGGGTTGTTAGGATTTGGTGCTGCTGCTGCCTTGACACCTACTCTTTCCAAGATGGCACAGGCACAGAATCAAACCCAAAATCAACCATCGTCACCTGCTCAAAACCAACCATCGCAGATCATCACCAAAGAGATCCCGCGCACAAAGGAGAAATTGCCTGCGATCGGTCTAGGAACATTTATGACCTTTGATGCTTTGTCTAATCAGCCCCGCGCGAGTCTTGGGCAAGTGATGCGCCGCTTTTGGGATGCAGGCGGACGGGTGGTTGATACCTCACCACTCTACGGCATGTCGGAGGTGAACGTGAGTGAATTTGCCAGAACCCTCGGCTTGACCAATGATCTGTTTGTTACTAACAAAACCTGGGCAACTGGCGAGTATCTGGGCGATCCCAGTCAGGCACAGCGCCAGTTTGAACAATCACTGAAGCGATTGTCGCGCGATCGCATTGATGTTATGCAGGTTCATAGTTTGGTGAATGTAGATGCGATTTTGCCCCTGCTAAAGGCATGGAAAAAAGAAGGTAAAATTCGCTTCGTGGGCGTTACCCACCACGATCCGTTGTATTTTGCTGCGCTTGAAAAGTGGATCGAGAACGGCGATCTGGACTTTGTTCAACTTCGCTACTCAATTCGTCAGCGTGAAGTCGAAGAAAGAATTCTCCCGGCGGCGGCGGCGCGAGGAACAGCAGTCTTAGCCAATATGCCCTTTGAGAAAGCCCGTCTTTTTGAATTGGTGAAGGGGCAATCACTACCCGATTTTGCCAGCGAGATTGGCTGTCAGAACTGGGCGCAGTTTTTTCTCAAGTATGTGATTTCTCACCCTGCTCTTACCTGTGCGATTCCCGCGACTACGAACCCAAATCATGTTGTTGAGAATATGGGGGCATTAAGAGGATCGCTACCAGATAAGTCAATGCGTACCCGGATGGTGAAACATATGGAAAGCCTTCCTGGTTTTGAGAAACTTCTCCAAACGCCCTGGTATCCTGGCAAGACGTTCAACGGGTTGGTTCGCCTGCCAAATCCACGTCCAATCGGTTGA
- a CDS encoding AraC family transcriptional regulator, whose protein sequence is MAIEIVNHRALDNECEKLAALITRHTNGQGNGSHPTAIDKLEFRRESFVSTPLRRESFVSTPLHQVCEPLLVIIVQGEKTVLLGEETYPYGVAQYLVISVDLPLSAFVVEATPEKPYLAFKLKLDLRQLCDILAETKAIASNKENSVKGLFVSNADAPLLDCALRLTRLLDTPQDIPILSPMIIREIYYRLLMGEQGEAVRQIATSGSTMQRIAKAIKLINANFTKLMRVEDLARHASMSASSFHYHFKAVTSMSPLQYQKQLRLLEARRLMLTEDSDASSAAYRVGYESASQFSREYSRLFGAPPITDIERLRIA, encoded by the coding sequence ATGGCGATTGAGATCGTTAACCACCGCGCACTAGACAATGAGTGTGAAAAATTAGCAGCATTAATCACTCGGCACACCAATGGTCAGGGGAATGGTTCTCATCCAACCGCGATCGACAAGCTGGAATTTAGACGAGAATCTTTTGTCTCCACACCACTTAGACGAGAATCTTTTGTCTCCACACCACTACATCAAGTCTGCGAACCTCTCTTGGTCATTATCGTTCAAGGCGAAAAAACAGTATTGTTAGGGGAAGAAACCTATCCTTATGGTGTGGCTCAATATCTGGTGATCTCAGTCGATCTGCCACTGAGCGCGTTTGTTGTCGAGGCGACTCCAGAAAAGCCCTATTTAGCCTTCAAACTGAAATTAGACTTACGCCAACTGTGTGATATTCTCGCAGAGACTAAGGCGATAGCTAGTAACAAAGAAAACTCTGTCAAAGGCTTATTCGTCAGCAATGCTGATGCACCGTTGCTCGATTGCGCGCTCAGACTAACCCGGCTCTTGGATACGCCACAGGATATCCCGATCCTGTCACCGATGATTATCCGCGAAATCTATTACCGCCTTCTCATGGGTGAACAAGGCGAAGCAGTTCGACAGATTGCCACATCGGGCAGTACGATGCAGCGCATCGCTAAAGCCATCAAACTCATTAACGCTAATTTTACAAAACTGATGCGGGTTGAGGATCTCGCTCGGCACGCCAGTATGTCTGCTTCCTCTTTCCATTACCACTTCAAAGCAGTGACCTCAATGAGTCCGTTGCAATATCAAAAGCAGTTAAGACTATTAGAAGCGCGTCGCCTGATGCTTACTGAAGATTCCGATGCGTCCAGTGCTGCTTATCGGGTGGGGTATGAAAGTGCCTCACAGTTCAGCCGTGAATATTCCCGTCTGTTTGGTGCGCCACCGATCACAGATATTGAACGTTTACGCATCGCTTGA
- a CDS encoding efflux RND transporter permease subunit, protein MNFIETAVRWRHGTFVLFCLVSMFGVISLLRLPLELQPGGDRPEITITTPYPGAGPTEVEDLITRPIEEQMEEVLGVQEISSTSRTGRSSITLEFAQDANVRERMVDVLNRLQQVESLPPEAQESSVELVGGNSSPMMWIPFDTKEGFQPNADRYRDLADEVVIPRLRRIEGAGQFLLVGGQEREVEVKVNPRALSDRNLTIGDVVRVLQENNRDIRGGPLILGRREYRVRTVSRSQELSQIEGFVLRRDQSGTVYLRDVAQVQMGRKPQDSALMFNGKPGVAVGVIREIGANVPEVAKGIRAEIAALQTEFDRQNQGILFVYNYDESQYINQSVAFVQGNLFSGALLATIVLILFLGSMRTVAVVAITIPTTLIMVFIVMSAFGRTLNIISLAGLAFAVGMVVDNAIVVIENVFTHMQQGKNPIRAAIDGTQEVWGAMLGSTLTNVVVFVPLIMVTGEAGQLYADMAIALSASSLFSLFAALTLVPMLSGLFLKQSEAMQMMEGGEYRGGNWFERLVAKTSAIFRHFQGKLENFLASTVSWSLGRKRVGRRLIVLSIPVALLVISIFLLPPADYLPEGNRNQVVLRAEPLPGTSIPEAIRQSEQIQKYLRSQPEVDRIMYVDRPGALRGIATILKSEFATTTGLAEMVDRLRAQSSNFAGYRFIVPTRVSIFRDPGKEFEIDIIGADLNQISDLEQQITGKLRGIPEVQNVRSNFVMGAGELQVIPNRERISEVGLSEAEVGSMVEAALGGRVASDYIDGKEELDVSVELQNTAVETPEQLRQLSLYARGRQVQLGDIAEVSETTGADTINHVDLERSISLTVSLAPTAPLSTLVERTEEEILAPLRANLPTGFRLELSGSADQLATTVAQLATAFTISILITYLLLVALYRSFLYPVVIMATVPMGMSGALLSLVIANRIPGMNVALDMITALGFVILTGVVVNNAILLVDRALQLQEAGEDYDASLYNATSDRLRAIFMSAGTSVLGMLPLAVLPGQGSELYQGLGIVLTGGLAFSTILTPTVVPALMGLLHDLSGRKKPRSSVQKDRDKLVDVNT, encoded by the coding sequence ATGAACTTTATTGAAACTGCTGTTCGTTGGCGACATGGCACCTTTGTGTTATTTTGCTTGGTAAGCATGTTTGGAGTGATCTCGTTACTGAGGTTGCCCTTGGAATTGCAACCAGGGGGCGATCGCCCGGAAATTACCATCACCACTCCTTATCCTGGAGCAGGACCTACGGAGGTAGAAGACCTGATTACACGCCCAATTGAAGAACAAATGGAAGAAGTGCTGGGCGTCCAGGAAATCAGCAGTACTTCTCGGACGGGACGCAGCAGTATCACGCTGGAATTTGCTCAGGATGCTAACGTCAGAGAGCGGATGGTGGATGTATTGAACCGCTTGCAGCAGGTGGAAAGCTTGCCCCCAGAAGCACAAGAGTCGAGTGTGGAACTCGTGGGTGGCAACAGTTCCCCAATGATGTGGATTCCGTTTGATACTAAGGAAGGATTTCAGCCGAATGCAGACCGCTATCGAGATTTAGCGGACGAAGTGGTGATTCCGCGCTTGCGGCGAATCGAGGGAGCTGGACAATTTCTCTTAGTGGGTGGACAAGAGCGGGAAGTGGAGGTAAAGGTCAATCCGCGAGCATTGTCCGATCGCAACCTTACCATTGGTGATGTGGTGCGGGTACTTCAGGAAAACAACCGCGATATCCGGGGTGGACCATTAATTTTAGGACGCCGAGAATATCGAGTCCGCACAGTCAGCCGATCGCAAGAACTATCGCAAATTGAAGGCTTTGTACTGCGGCGTGACCAATCGGGTACAGTTTACTTGCGAGATGTGGCACAGGTGCAAATGGGACGCAAACCGCAAGATAGTGCGTTGATGTTCAACGGCAAACCTGGGGTAGCAGTCGGTGTGATTCGTGAAATTGGGGCGAATGTGCCAGAGGTTGCTAAAGGCATCCGAGCGGAAATTGCCGCACTCCAAACTGAGTTCGATAGGCAAAACCAGGGGATTCTTTTTGTTTATAACTACGACGAAAGCCAGTACATCAATCAATCTGTAGCGTTTGTACAAGGCAACCTATTTAGTGGGGCGCTGTTAGCCACAATCGTCTTGATTTTGTTCCTCGGCTCCATGCGTACTGTGGCGGTGGTGGCAATTACAATCCCCACAACGCTGATTATGGTGTTCATTGTCATGTCTGCATTTGGACGAACATTGAATATCATCAGTTTGGCAGGACTGGCGTTTGCAGTGGGTATGGTCGTGGATAACGCGATCGTCGTGATTGAAAATGTCTTTACTCACATGCAGCAAGGCAAAAACCCGATCCGGGCAGCAATCGACGGTACACAGGAAGTCTGGGGCGCGATGCTCGGTTCTACCTTGACCAACGTAGTCGTGTTTGTGCCGCTGATAATGGTGACGGGTGAAGCAGGACAACTCTACGCTGATATGGCGATCGCTCTTTCTGCTTCTTCTCTGTTCTCGCTGTTTGCCGCATTGACCCTAGTACCAATGCTATCTGGACTGTTCCTCAAGCAATCAGAAGCAATGCAAATGATGGAGGGCGGTGAATATCGCGGCGGCAATTGGTTTGAGCGCTTAGTAGCAAAAACTTCGGCAATATTCCGTCATTTCCAAGGGAAACTCGAAAACTTTTTGGCATCTACCGTCAGCTGGTCACTCGGACGTAAGCGTGTTGGGCGCAGGTTAATCGTGCTGTCGATTCCCGTTGCTTTACTTGTTATCAGTATTTTTCTACTACCACCTGCGGATTATTTACCTGAAGGAAATCGCAACCAGGTCGTGTTGCGAGCGGAACCATTGCCGGGAACTAGTATACCAGAAGCGATTCGACAATCTGAACAGATTCAGAAATATTTGCGATCGCAACCAGAAGTTGATCGCATCATGTACGTTGATCGTCCTGGGGCATTGCGTGGCATTGCGACAATCCTCAAGTCAGAATTTGCCACCACTACCGGATTAGCTGAGATGGTGGATCGCTTGCGTGCCCAAAGCAGCAACTTTGCCGGATACCGCTTTATAGTACCAACGCGAGTTTCCATCTTCCGCGATCCAGGTAAGGAATTTGAAATAGATATTATAGGCGCAGATTTGAATCAAATCAGCGATTTGGAGCAGCAAATCACGGGCAAATTGCGGGGTATTCCTGAAGTGCAGAATGTGCGATCTAACTTTGTGATGGGAGCTGGCGAGTTACAAGTTATTCCCAACCGGGAACGCATCTCCGAAGTGGGTCTCTCGGAAGCAGAAGTTGGTTCAATGGTGGAAGCAGCATTAGGCGGTCGGGTTGCCTCCGATTACATTGATGGTAAAGAAGAACTAGATGTCTCAGTGGAACTGCAAAATACCGCTGTCGAAACGCCAGAACAATTGCGCCAATTGTCACTGTATGCGCGGGGACGACAAGTACAACTGGGTGATATTGCCGAAGTCAGTGAAACAACTGGAGCCGATACTATTAACCACGTCGATTTGGAGCGATCAATTAGCCTCACTGTTTCCCTTGCACCTACTGCCCCTCTGAGTACACTAGTAGAACGTACCGAAGAGGAAATTTTGGCTCCTCTGCGTGCCAATCTCCCAACAGGCTTTCGGCTGGAACTGTCGGGTTCAGCAGATCAGTTGGCAACAACCGTTGCTCAATTAGCTACTGCATTTACAATTTCGATTTTGATTACTTACTTGTTACTCGTAGCGTTGTATCGCTCATTCCTCTACCCAGTGGTGATTATGGCAACAGTGCCAATGGGTATGAGTGGCGCACTATTAAGTCTGGTAATTGCTAACCGAATTCCGGGAATGAATGTAGCACTAGATATGATTACAGCCTTAGGATTTGTGATTCTTACAGGTGTAGTCGTCAATAACGCCATTCTGCTGGTTGATCGCGCCTTGCAACTTCAAGAAGCAGGTGAAGATTATGATGCATCGTTATATAATGCGACAAGCGATCGCCTGCGTGCTATTTTCATGTCTGCTGGAACTAGTGTGTTGGGGATGTTACCGCTAGCAGTTTTACCAGGTCAAGGTTCAGAGTTATATCAAGGATTAGGCATTGTTCTGACTGGCGGTCTGGCATTTTCTACGATATTGACTCCCACTGTTGTCCCCGCACTTATGGGCTTGCTGCATGATCTGTCTGGACGTAAAAAACCGCGATCGTCAGTCCAAAAAGATAGGGACAAACTGGTTGACGTTAATACCTAA